From the genome of Seriola aureovittata isolate HTS-2021-v1 ecotype China chromosome 6, ASM2101889v1, whole genome shotgun sequence, one region includes:
- the hsh2d gene encoding hematopoietic SH2 domain-containing protein homolog, which produces MMDWNQSLQGQHDAFTWFTESQLRSVIRNGIVPEWFHGIISRKTAEELLMSKPSGYFLIRVSETRIGYSLSYRADDRCRHFMIDALEDGHYIIVGENRRHRFLQDLVDFHRRNPIMPFTEVLTVACGQSSNDKTDYAELLFPQRHPKPNASLPQNNFLQLNRSHPESQEESTPPALPYRPTNLINSTVPFPSSQPNRLYPSLNEEFPHVASPLPAKPMLLTRKRYTSDNPPPNQPPEVPARSCLPPLKQNQACVRTVSAPQSPSTAMATEVKPSVVTNLKNLKKKFQKKRSTSQEHMYTEIDMEATDRGGNADNEYQEITQEETFNSAPFSYIHNNVPLTDGALPQEYLPPPPFAPGY; this is translated from the exons ATGATGGATTGGAATCAGTCGTTACAAGGACAACATGATGCTTTCACCTGGTTCACAGAGTCCCAGCTCCGGTCTGTGATCAGGAACGGTATAGTCCCAGAGTGGTTTCATGGGATCATTTCCAGGAA GACGGCAGAGGAACTGCTCATGTCCAAGCCTTCTGGCTATTTCCTCATCAGAGTCAGTGAGACCAGGATTGGCTACTCTCTCTCATATCG TGCTGACGACCGCTGCAGACATTTCATGATTGATGCATTGGAGGATGGCCATTACATTATAGTGGGGGAAAACAGGCGTCACCGGTTTCTGCAGGATCTTGTGGACTTTCATCGTAGAAATCCCATCATGCCTTTCACTGAGGTGCTGACTGTTGCTTGTGGACAG TCCTCAAATGACAAGACGGACTACGCAGAACTTCTGTTTCCCCAAAGACATCCAAAACCTAACGCCAGTTTGCCACAAAACAACTTCCTGCAACTCAACAGGAGCCACCCAGAATCACAAGAGGAGAGTACCCCACCTGCCCTTCCTTATCGGCCAACCAACCTGATCAACTCCACAGTCCCGTTTCCTAGCAGCCAGCCAAACAGACTTTACCCAAGTTTAAATGAAGAATTTCCACATGTCGCCTCCCCACTTCCAGCCAAG CCTATGCTACTGACCAGGAAGAGATATACATCAGACAACCCTCCACCCAACCAGCCTCCTGAAGTCCCCGCTCGGAGTTGTCTGCCTCCACTGAAGCAGAACCAAGCTTGTGTCAGAACAGTCTCTGCACCTCAGAGTCCCTCCACAGCCATGGCCACTGAAGTGAAGCCTTCGGTTGTCACCAACCTAAAGAACCTTAAGAAGAAATTCCAAAAGAAGAGAAGCACATCGCAGGAGCATATGTACACGGAGATCGATATGGAGGCGACTGACAGGGGCGGAAATGCAGATAATGAGTACCAGGAGATCACACAGGAGGAGACCTTCAACAGTGCGCCATTTTCCTACATTCACA